One genomic region from Jilunia laotingensis encodes:
- a CDS encoding RagB/SusD family nutrient uptake outer membrane protein, with protein MKNVIKIHKLAIACLLTGAMGMTSCSDFLDQEPKSAITKEEALTLENIGPTVDGLYSAFRDSKSGREGLTFSLLGLDESKQGIVQMDDAGQAGLDLYNGQLNPMSTQVDKMWSKRWPMVIAAATAIDALDALDKKAENDDVKARIQQLRAESCFIRALVMMELTMYWGEIPVIDIAKMIDSARHPLNEVWGQIIDDFTFAAKTLKNEYGTTGQMRATSGAAWAMLGKAYMSAPVESGYRDFDLARKSFEEMMDRYSLEPDFAKLFDENLEFNTPESIFELDYNNLVNMNHWQFDMGSRTVDANFGNGCYFTGYDVALPTAYAYKTKAEGGIWEDGDLRKDESIRYDFTYLGVTLTEVSWGADELDPHIKKYEDERTDQFNGSLANMWYSGKNFIFLRYADVLLCYAECLNELGETGQANTIVNQVRTRAWGGTLPNQYAWNYSQEEFRVQILDERIRELCFEGWRRMDLIRTGKFVELIKERNPWAKQSGTIKDFHMRFPIPDTEIKNNSDIPEEDQNPGYK; from the coding sequence ATGAAAAACGTAATTAAAATACATAAGTTAGCAATAGCCTGTTTATTGACAGGCGCCATGGGAATGACTTCCTGTTCCGATTTTTTAGATCAAGAACCTAAATCTGCCATAACAAAAGAAGAGGCTCTTACTTTGGAGAATATAGGTCCTACTGTCGATGGGTTGTATTCTGCGTTTCGCGATTCCAAATCCGGACGTGAAGGATTGACTTTCTCGTTATTAGGATTGGATGAAAGCAAACAAGGTATTGTTCAGATGGATGATGCCGGTCAGGCAGGATTGGATCTTTATAATGGTCAGTTAAATCCGATGTCTACACAAGTTGATAAAATGTGGTCGAAAAGGTGGCCTATGGTCATTGCCGCAGCAACTGCCATTGATGCATTGGATGCATTAGATAAAAAGGCAGAAAACGATGATGTAAAAGCCCGGATACAACAATTACGAGCAGAATCTTGCTTCATCCGTGCATTGGTAATGATGGAACTGACCATGTACTGGGGAGAAATACCTGTCATAGATATTGCCAAAATGATAGATTCCGCCCGTCACCCGTTAAATGAAGTTTGGGGACAGATTATCGATGATTTTACATTTGCAGCTAAAACATTGAAAAATGAATATGGAACAACCGGGCAGATGCGTGCCACTTCAGGAGCGGCTTGGGCAATGTTGGGCAAAGCTTATATGTCCGCTCCCGTAGAAAGTGGTTACAGGGATTTCGATTTGGCCAGGAAGAGTTTTGAGGAGATGATGGATCGTTACTCATTGGAACCTGATTTCGCAAAACTTTTTGATGAGAACTTAGAATTCAATACACCTGAATCTATCTTCGAATTAGATTATAATAACCTTGTCAATATGAATCACTGGCAGTTTGATATGGGGTCACGAACGGTGGATGCCAACTTTGGTAATGGTTGTTACTTTACCGGTTATGATGTTGCTCTACCTACTGCATATGCATACAAGACAAAAGCCGAAGGTGGCATTTGGGAAGATGGTGACTTGCGTAAAGATGAAAGCATCCGTTATGATTTTACTTATTTAGGTGTTACTCTTACGGAAGTTTCATGGGGAGCAGACGAGCTTGATCCGCATATCAAGAAATATGAGGATGAACGTACCGACCAGTTCAATGGTTCGCTCGCCAATATGTGGTATTCCGGTAAGAACTTTATTTTCCTGCGTTATGCCGATGTATTGCTATGTTATGCTGAATGCCTTAATGAATTGGGGGAAACAGGACAGGCCAATACGATAGTCAATCAGGTGCGTACACGTGCATGGGGAGGTACCTTGCCTAATCAATATGCTTGGAACTATAGTCAGGAAGAATTCCGTGTACAGATTCTGGACGAACGTATCCGTGAACTTTGCTTTGAAGGATGGAGGCGAATGGATTTGATCCGTACCGGTAAATTTGTCGAATTGATCAAAGAACGCAACCCTTGGGCTAAACAATCGGGAACCATCAAGGATTTCCACATGCGTTTTCCGATACCTGATACTGAAATAAAGAATAATTCTGATATTCCTGAAGAAGACCAGAATCCCGGATATAAATAA
- a CDS encoding glycoside hydrolase family 97 protein yields the protein MNRKSILSVAVFCLCAFNVHAEDYEAISPDGKLKIKLQVDKGTKYEVWSGDKQLISPSSIGLNLADGRIVGNGTVKSVQRNSVDQTIDVLIGKNKTLREAYNELILTFNEDYDLVVRAYDEGLAYRFVTRLGGEIIINTEDAVFNFTSTPKVYFPECDSNYATEKDQSGKTYQIHQGYRNFERLYKQYDAPTEIPGGRFSVSPVLYSYPGTSYKVVVTEANTYDYPGLYMESNGDNSMRGKWAQYPKEVMDSDPSNSNYWYSNHLVISRENYIAKTEGSRTFPWRVMIVSEDDKSLLNNELVYMLADPCRLSDTSWIQPGKSAWEWWHKAVLEGVDFPNGNTNLSFQLYKYYVDWASEHGIEYMTLDAGWSETYIKTLCLYAKQKNVKILVWTWASCVRENPEDWIKKMKNYGVAGAKIDFFERNDQIAMRWGWDFAQRLAENQMVALFHGCPVPTGINRTYPNILNFEAVRGAECNFWESTLTPEHHTLFPFIRSLAGAEDYTPGSMRNVTKEAFKPIDKDNTPPMSMGTRAHELSMYMIYDQWVGYLCDSPTEYNKFPDILSFLSDVPSVWDRTVPLDAKLGEYIVIAKQKGKDWYVGGMTNWSPRATEVDFSFLDPGTTYQATIFKDASNSGEQPKEYVCETQNVTNTTKLTIDMAKGGGFAIRLKNTGSSGITEATGQKPLLVYVDKASDTLHIESDKVIESVRINDISGQLMLTKNFGNASFSEQIDLANMNKGFYVVSVKTETTQKSTTFIHL from the coding sequence ATGAATCGAAAATCTATTTTGTCGGTAGCTGTCTTTTGCTTGTGCGCTTTCAACGTACATGCCGAAGATTATGAAGCCATCTCTCCCGATGGTAAACTGAAAATAAAATTGCAGGTCGATAAGGGTACGAAGTATGAAGTATGGAGTGGTGATAAGCAACTAATTTCACCTTCTTCCATCGGATTGAACCTTGCCGATGGTAGGATAGTAGGTAATGGAACAGTTAAGTCCGTTCAAAGAAACAGTGTAGATCAGACGATTGACGTTCTGATCGGTAAGAATAAGACGTTGAGAGAGGCTTATAATGAACTTATACTTACGTTTAATGAGGATTACGATCTCGTAGTCAGAGCTTATGATGAGGGACTAGCCTATCGTTTTGTAACTCGTTTGGGAGGAGAAATCATTATCAATACGGAAGATGCTGTCTTCAATTTCACCTCTACCCCAAAAGTTTACTTCCCGGAATGTGATAGCAATTATGCAACAGAGAAAGATCAATCGGGGAAGACATACCAGATCCATCAGGGATACCGGAATTTTGAACGGCTTTATAAGCAGTACGATGCTCCGACAGAGATTCCCGGTGGACGTTTTTCCGTCTCTCCGGTATTGTATTCCTATCCGGGTACGTCTTATAAAGTGGTGGTGACCGAAGCAAATACTTATGATTATCCGGGACTTTATATGGAGTCCAATGGTGATAACTCCATGCGTGGAAAATGGGCTCAATACCCCAAAGAGGTGATGGATTCCGATCCTTCCAATTCAAATTATTGGTATTCCAACCATTTGGTCATTTCGAGAGAAAATTATATTGCAAAGACTGAAGGAAGTCGTACTTTCCCTTGGCGTGTAATGATTGTTTCTGAAGACGACAAATCTTTATTGAATAATGAACTGGTATACATGTTGGCAGATCCTTGCCGACTGAGTGATACTTCCTGGATACAACCGGGTAAGAGCGCATGGGAATGGTGGCACAAAGCAGTACTTGAAGGTGTAGACTTTCCGAACGGAAATACGAATCTTTCATTCCAGCTATATAAGTATTATGTGGATTGGGCTTCGGAACATGGCATTGAATATATGACATTGGATGCCGGATGGTCTGAAACTTATATTAAGACGTTATGCCTTTATGCCAAACAAAAGAATGTAAAGATATTGGTATGGACCTGGGCTAGTTGTGTCCGTGAAAATCCCGAGGACTGGATTAAGAAAATGAAGAACTACGGTGTTGCCGGAGCGAAAATTGACTTCTTTGAGCGTAACGATCAGATCGCTATGCGTTGGGGATGGGATTTTGCTCAACGCTTGGCTGAGAACCAAATGGTTGCCTTGTTTCATGGGTGCCCGGTACCAACAGGCATCAACCGCACTTATCCGAATATCCTGAATTTTGAAGCTGTACGCGGTGCCGAATGTAACTTTTGGGAAAGCACTTTGACTCCCGAACATCATACCCTATTTCCATTTATCCGTTCATTAGCCGGTGCCGAGGATTATACTCCGGGTTCAATGAGGAATGTGACAAAAGAAGCATTCAAACCTATTGATAAGGATAATACACCTCCTATGAGTATGGGGACACGCGCTCACGAGTTATCCATGTATATGATTTATGACCAGTGGGTGGGATATTTATGTGATTCACCGACCGAATACAACAAGTTCCCGGATATACTTAGTTTTTTATCAGATGTTCCTTCCGTTTGGGATCGTACGGTTCCATTGGATGCCAAACTGGGTGAATACATTGTGATAGCTAAACAAAAAGGGAAAGATTGGTACGTAGGAGGAATGACGAATTGGTCTCCGAGGGCTACGGAAGTCGATTTCAGTTTTCTTGACCCGGGTACAACTTATCAGGCTACGATCTTCAAAGATGCTTCCAATTCCGGTGAACAGCCTAAGGAATATGTTTGTGAAACACAAAATGTGACCAATACCACTAAACTAACCATTGACATGGCCAAAGGAGGAGGTTTTGCTATTCGTCTGAAAAATACGGGATCATCCGGAATAACTGAAGCAACCGGGCAGAAACCGTTGTTGGTGTATGTCGATAAAGCATCTGATACACTTCATATTGAATCGGATAAGGTTATTGAATCCGTACGGATCAATGACATTTCGGGTCAATTGATGCTTACAAAGAATTTTGGCAATGCTTCTTTTTCGGAGCAAATTGATCTTGCAAATATGAATAAAGGATTTTATGTAGTTTCTGTGAAAACAGAAACTACTCAAAAGTCTACTACTTTTATCCATTTGTAG
- a CDS encoding FG-GAP-like repeat-containing protein: protein MKKYYFFAFAFAGLTQLSAQVQSPLFTELKTPVVIDGQNSDFPMLYEAAAAWGDYDNDGYLDLLLSGVGAEGVQTLLFKNNGGNSFTKIATTFPGLRSSNATWFDYNNDGNLDLFLAGKKEDGSLYSGLWKNKGNDAGFEEVFMGTFPQINNGDGNKSNRYVIAADYDGDGWTDLYVQGRTEGGDKNKGIAYLFRNVNGESFERIDKPVKNKMSTGDAKPFIQLSGGGAAWADYDGDGFVDLLVSGEGIDADKYDADYGYHGSYNGAVYKNNGDGTFAEPIEFKGTEEGNAVWLDYDNNGKLDFAVAGVRWDEDASWNWRGDLYVNGAQGFTSYASAVTGLPGNKQSVSLDAGDANNDGFSDILYLNATDAADAIYLNNGGGTEAPMFTASPLAYGDQAAQRGGTANFVDFDNDGNLDAFLVGYADAQGSHARLMKNELGNGITANQAPGLPTNLKVSPGSNGIVMFSWDAPEDDTTPSAALKYNLYIKQGDVVRMTVPADLTTGRLKVSEVSGLISKRVLYKVSGLTGEYTWGVQAIDNAKAAGKFVNYNSTGITESSATTVKVFGDKEVIRISTTQMIDGTVNVYSIDGVNVYARTGELNNEIIRLKKGIYLVNITTSNQTITEKVIVK, encoded by the coding sequence ATGAAAAAGTATTACTTTTTTGCGTTTGCATTTGCAGGACTTACGCAACTTTCAGCGCAAGTACAAAGTCCGTTATTTACAGAGTTGAAAACTCCGGTGGTTATCGATGGACAAAATTCTGATTTTCCAATGCTTTATGAAGCTGCTGCGGCATGGGGAGATTATGATAATGACGGTTATCTTGATCTACTTCTGTCGGGAGTAGGGGCAGAAGGAGTACAAACCTTACTTTTTAAAAATAATGGGGGGAATAGTTTTACAAAAATAGCCACGACTTTTCCTGGTTTGAGATCGTCTAATGCAACGTGGTTTGATTATAACAACGATGGCAATTTGGATTTGTTTCTTGCAGGTAAAAAAGAAGATGGTTCTTTATATTCCGGACTTTGGAAAAATAAAGGAAATGATGCTGGTTTTGAAGAAGTGTTTATGGGAACTTTCCCTCAGATTAATAATGGTGATGGAAATAAATCTAACCGTTATGTGATTGCAGCTGACTATGATGGTGATGGTTGGACAGATTTGTATGTACAGGGACGTACTGAAGGAGGAGATAAGAATAAAGGCATTGCATACTTATTTCGCAATGTAAACGGTGAGAGCTTCGAACGTATTGACAAACCTGTCAAAAATAAAATGAGTACGGGTGATGCCAAACCATTCATTCAATTGTCTGGTGGAGGTGCCGCATGGGCGGATTATGACGGTGATGGTTTCGTTGACCTTTTAGTTTCGGGTGAAGGTATAGATGCAGATAAATATGATGCTGATTATGGTTATCATGGCAGCTACAATGGGGCTGTTTATAAGAATAACGGTGATGGCACTTTTGCAGAACCTATAGAATTCAAAGGTACAGAAGAAGGAAATGCTGTTTGGTTAGATTATGATAATAATGGCAAATTGGATTTTGCTGTTGCCGGAGTAAGATGGGATGAAGATGCCAGTTGGAACTGGCGTGGTGATCTGTATGTAAATGGTGCCCAAGGATTCACATCGTATGCATCTGCTGTGACCGGTTTACCGGGTAATAAACAATCCGTTTCTCTAGATGCCGGTGATGCTAATAATGATGGTTTCAGTGATATACTTTATTTGAATGCTACGGATGCTGCCGATGCTATATACTTGAATAATGGTGGTGGTACAGAAGCACCTATGTTTACCGCTTCTCCGCTTGCATATGGAGATCAGGCCGCCCAAAGAGGTGGTACGGCTAATTTTGTTGATTTTGATAATGATGGTAACTTGGATGCTTTCCTTGTAGGTTATGCCGATGCCCAAGGTTCGCATGCCCGTTTGATGAAGAATGAACTTGGGAATGGAATTACAGCTAATCAGGCTCCAGGGCTTCCTACTAACCTAAAGGTTTCCCCGGGTTCCAATGGTATCGTAATGTTCTCCTGGGATGCACCGGAAGATGACACGACTCCCTCGGCCGCTTTAAAATACAATTTATATATAAAGCAAGGGGATGTTGTCAGAATGACTGTTCCTGCGGATCTGACCACCGGACGTTTGAAGGTATCTGAAGTTTCAGGTTTGATTTCTAAAAGAGTGTTGTACAAAGTTTCAGGTTTAACCGGAGAATATACATGGGGTGTACAGGCGATTGATAATGCCAAGGCTGCCGGCAAATTTGTCAATTATAATTCAACAGGTATTACGGAATCAAGTGCTACTACTGTCAAAGTGTTCGGTGATAAAGAAGTGATTCGTATTTCAACAACTCAAATGATTGACGGTACTGTGAATGTATATTCTATAGATGGCGTTAATGTATATGCTAGAACGGGAGAATTGAACAATGAAATTATCAGATTGAAAAAAGGAATTTATCTTGTCAATATAACTACCTCAAACCAAACTATTACTGAGAAGGTTATAGTGAAGTAA